A stretch of Henckelia pumila isolate YLH828 chromosome 4, ASM3356847v2, whole genome shotgun sequence DNA encodes these proteins:
- the LOC140859938 gene encoding receptor-like protein kinase FERONIA isoform X3 has product MKHHFFPLSSISFMLYVYYFIKFAVCFHDPAYLPDDVSIACGLVGTWAAHSGRQWLEDTDPMLASSVQIKGKSTISSVKRGSVSVSARVSPSGFSYVFLVSPVPSGHSYFHAYGDIIGAQVIGRKSQHIYVDNSTALEMVRRVNLKRSGSVSSGDDIADIFGLWGTVHRVKANQINNITWEIPVDVGFRYLIRLYFSNLGLKFVQVTGSESFQVLIDEVTAYNNIDLASEKDTDNAIVCKDYIVMLKERKHNILVSLQSYGESVDGYGPFTGFEMLKLSNHDNSLASPNPSPLALDSPSSTVQILSRVLGKKYAVVTFLMSIIVLADVIVYKLREIWEDRCTEEEIKPSARAQRFCRRFTLSEIQLATKKFSHNLVVGKGGFGNVFKGLIDNGKEIVAVKRLKFDSRQGAHEFLAEIETLSELRHNNIVSLIGYCTEQREMILVYEYLARGTLGDHLYKLVKKGISCGSLTWKQRLNICIGAGRGLDYLHTGHGIIHRDFKVSNIMLDENFTAKVSDFGLVKHENLRNSQSHVSTKVKGTFGYLDPNYTSTGKLTRKSDTYAFGVVLLEVLCGRPVIDQQVPEDEQILTNWARGKIREGEVELIVDSNLRKEISPNSLKAFVEIAERCVDEEPKKRPTMTQVVLQLEHALEQQDILEPPLLKDITIDAPCSCYDEINLSVGEQAILAPSILEPSTSPPTEQTYRGSDYEIPPCWIKEGRKAPSNKLSRIRPWDGLWKTNLRRNEDRVLSEIYSLGINLPEFDWGMFTLAIDVYSYSHKVGRSAKHTAVYKAAFTKHTVAVRRVSDARLFINEIFMDHRLRHHRNIIKLLGYCIDEESMLLVHEFMENNSVGGMIFDGKFHCVQWPQRFKIIMGIARGVAYLHQDSGMSIIHGDLTGTNILLDINMNPKISGFGFAKTLEEYRNESKTITTVGTRCYIAPECHTLGKFSMKTDVYSFGVVVLDIVSGKRCFDYVKHIVPIVSQTRMLWREDRALEVVDDSLGGHVLSSMVEEEVLRCIKVGLLCTLRKPDVRPTMHRAIKLLEGEEYLDWQEVDSLLRQERDDHEP; this is encoded by the exons atGAAACACCATTTTTTCCCACTTTCTTCAATCTCCTTCATGCTTTATGTATACTATTTCATCAAATTCGCTGTTTGTTTCCATGATCCAGCTTACCTCCCCGACGACGTTTCAATTGCTTGCGGGCTTGTCGGGACTTGGGCGGCACACAGTGGCAGGCAATGGCTGGAAGATACAGACCCAATGCTTGCTTCCTCTGTACAAATCAAGGGCAAGTCTACCATCTCAAGTGTTAAGCGGGGCTCTGTTTCTGTTTCTGCTAGAGTATCTCCTTCAGGATTCTCCTACGTATTTCTTGTCAGCCCAG TACCTTCAGGCCATTCTTATTTTCATGCTTATGGAGATATTATTGGTGCCCAAGTGATCGGACGTAAGTCTCAACATATCTATGTAGATAATAGCACCGCCCTTGAAATGGTCCGTCGAGTGAACCTCAAACGGTCTGGTTCTGTTTCATCGGGTGATGATATTGCTGATATTTTTGGGCTGTGGGGAACTGTTCATAGAGTAAAAGCCAACCAGATCAACAATATTACCTGGGAAATACCAGTGGATGTGGGATTTAGATATTTGATTAGGCTTTATTTCTCAAATTTAGGGCTTAAGTTCGTGCAAGTTACAGGCTCTGAGAGTTTCCAAGTCCTGATTGATGAGGTGACTGCTTACAATAATATAGACTTGGCTAGTGAAAAAGATACCGATAATGCCATCGTGTGCAAAGACTACATAGTCATGTTGAAGGAGCGCAAACACaatattttagtttctttgCAGTCGTACGGTGAGTCCGTAGATGGATATGGTCCTTTCACTGGATTTGAAATGCTAAAGCTGAGCAACCATGACAATAGTCTTGCCAGTCCAAATCCGTCGCCTCTTGCATTGGATTCACCATCCAGCACTGTCCAAATTTTAAGCCGAGTTCTTGGTAAAAAATATGCCGTTGTCACTTTTTTAATGAGTATTATTGTTCTAGCAGACGTAATTGTTTACAAGCTTCGAGAAATTTGGGAAGACAGATGCACAGAGGAGGAAATCAAACCATCGGCCAGGGCTCAACGTTTCTGTCGTCGTTTTACACTATCTGAGATACAATTAGCCACCAAAAAATTTAGTCATAATCTTGTGGTGGGTAAAGGTGGTTTTGGTAATGTCTTTAAAGGCCTCATTGATAATGGGAAAGAGATTGTTGCAGTTAAGCGGCTAAAGTTTGATTCGAGGCAAGGGGCACACGAGTTTTTGGCCGAGATTGAAACACTTTCGGAGCTGCGACATAATAATATAGTCTCTTTGATTGGTTATTGCACCGAGCAAAGGGAAATGATTCTGGTTTATGAGTACTTGGCCCGTGGAACACTGGGGGATCACCTTTACAAACTTGTCAAAAAAGGTATTAGCTGTGGTTCTCTTACATGGAAGCAACGTCTTAACATCTGCATTGGGGCTGGTCGAGGACTCGACTATCTTCACACAGGGCACGGAATCATACATCGCGATTTCAAGGTTTCAAACATCATGCTGGATGAAAATTTTACGGCTAAGGTTTCAGATTTCGGCTTGGTAAAACATGAAAACTTAAGAAACTCACAAAGCCATGTAAGCACTAAAGTAAAGGGAACGTTTGGGTACCTCGATCCAAACTATACTAGCACGGGTAAACTAACTAGGAAAAGTGACACATACGCCTTTGGTGTGGTGTTGCTGGAAGTATTGTGTGGAAGACCAGTAATTGATCAACAGGTTCCTGAGGATGAGCAAATTCTGACCAACTGGGCTCGAGGCAAAATTAGAGAAGGAGAAGTTGAACTGATTGTGGATTCTAATCTGAGAAAAGAAATTTCACCAAATAGCCTGAAAGCGTTTGTAGAGATTGCTGAGAGATGCGTAGATGAAGAACCAAAGAAAAGGCCAACGATGACTCAAGTTGTGCTACAACTTGAGCATGCCCTTGAGCAGCAAGATATCCTAGAACCGCCCCTACTGAAGGATATAACGATTGATGCTCCGTGTTCGTGTTATGATGAAATTAACTTATCTGTTGGTGAGCAAGCAATATTGGCTCCCTCCATCTTGGAACCTTCTACATCTCCCCCAACAGAACAAACTTACAGGGGAAGTGATTATGAGATTCCTCCATGTTGGATAAAAGAAGGAAGGAAAGCCCCATCTAACAAGCTGTCAAGGATTCGGCCTTGGGATGGCTTATGGAAAACAAATTTGAGGAGAAATGAAGACAGAGTATTATCAG AAATTTATAGTTTAGGCATAAACTTGCCCGAATTTGACTGGGGAATGTTTACATTAGCAATCGATGTTTACTCATATTCACATAAGGTTGGACGAAGTGCAAAGCATACCGCTGTTTATAAG GCTGCGTTTACGAAACATACAGTGGCTGTTAGAAGAGTTTCTGATGCCAGGCTGTTCATTAATGAGATTTTTATGGATCATAGACTTCGGCACCACCGAAACATCATTAAACTTCTGGGGTACTGCATTGACGAAGAAAGTATGTTACTTGTACATGAATTCATGGAAAACAACAGTGTAGGTGGCATGATATTCG ATGGGAAATTTCACTGCGTTCAATGGCCACAACGTTTCAAAATTATAATGGGGATTGCCAGAGGAGTTGCTTATCTTCATCAAGATTCAGGAATGAGTATAATACACGGAGATCTGACAGGAACAAATATTTTACTGGACATCAATATGAATCCTAAAATATCAGGTTTTGGTTTTGCAAAAACTTTGGAAGAATATCGCAATGAGTCCAAAACCATAACTACAGTTGGGACAAG ATGTTATATCGCCCCGGAGTGCCATACACTCGGCAAGTTTTCGATGAAGACGGATGTGTATAGCTTCGGAGTTGTGGTTCTAGATATTGTGAGTGGCAAGAGATGCTTCGATTACGTCAAGCATATTGTTCCCATTGTATCTCAG ACTAGGATGCTCTGGAGAGAAGACAGAGCATTGGAAGTGGTGGATGACTCACTTGGAGGCCATGTGTTAAGTTCTATGGTAGAAGAAGAGGTTCTTAGATGCATCAAAGTTGGGTTGTTATGCACACTAAGGAAACCTGATGTCCGACCAACGATGCATCGTGCGATTAAGCTCTTGGAAGGAGAGGAATACTTGGACTGGCAAGAGGTGGATTCGCTTTTGCGACAAGAACGAGATGATCATGAGCCATAG
- the LOC140859938 gene encoding probable receptor-like protein kinase At5g59700 isoform X5: MKHHFFPLSSISFMLYVYYFIKFAVCFHDPAYLPDDVSIACGLVGTWAAHSGRQWLEDTDPMLASSVQIKGKSTISSVKRGSVSVSARVSPSGFSYVFLVSPDNSTALEMVRRVNLKRSGSVSSGDDIADIFGLWGTVHRVKANQINNITWEIPVDVGFRYLIRLYFSNLGLKFVQVTGSESFQVLIDEVTAYNNIDLASEKDTDNAIVCKDYIVMLKERKHNILVSLQSYGESVDGYGPFTGFEMLKLSNHDNSLASPNPSPLALDSPSSTVQILSRVLGKKYAVVTFLMSIIVLADVIVYKLREIWEDRCTEEEIKPSARAQRFCRRFTLSEIQLATKKFSHNLVVGKGGFGNVFKGLIDNGKEIVAVKRLKFDSRQGAHEFLAEIETLSELRHNNIVSLIGYCTEQREMILVYEYLARGTLGDHLYKLVKKGISCGSLTWKQRLNICIGAGRGLDYLHTGHGIIHRDFKVSNIMLDENFTAKVSDFGLVKHENLRNSQSHVSTKVKGTFGYLDPNYTSTGKLTRKSDTYAFGVVLLEVLCGRPVIDQQVPEDEQILTNWARGKIREGEVELIVDSNLRKEISPNSLKAFVEIAERCVDEEPKKRPTMTQVVLQLEHALEQQDILEPPLLKDITIDAPCSCYDEINLSVGEQAILAPSILEPSTSPPTEQTYRGSDYEIPPCWIKEGRKAPSNKLSRIRPWDGLWKTNLRRNEDRVLSEIYSLGINLPEFDWGMFTLAIDVYSYSHKVGRSAKHTAVYKAAFTKHTVAVRRVSDARLFINEIFMDHRLRHHRNIIKLLGYCIDEESMLLVHEFMENNSVGGMIFDGKFHCVQWPQRFKIIMGIARGVAYLHQDSGMSIIHGDLTGTNILLDINMNPKISGFGFAKTLEEYRNESKTITTVGTRCYIAPECHTLGKFSMKTDVYSFGVVVLDIVSGKRCFDYVKHIVPIVSQTRMLWREDRALEVVDDSLGGHVLSSMVEEEVLRCIKVGLLCTLRKPDVRPTMHRAIKLLEGEEYLDWQEVDSLLRQERDDHEP, from the exons atGAAACACCATTTTTTCCCACTTTCTTCAATCTCCTTCATGCTTTATGTATACTATTTCATCAAATTCGCTGTTTGTTTCCATGATCCAGCTTACCTCCCCGACGACGTTTCAATTGCTTGCGGGCTTGTCGGGACTTGGGCGGCACACAGTGGCAGGCAATGGCTGGAAGATACAGACCCAATGCTTGCTTCCTCTGTACAAATCAAGGGCAAGTCTACCATCTCAAGTGTTAAGCGGGGCTCTGTTTCTGTTTCTGCTAGAGTATCTCCTTCAGGATTCTCCTACGTATTTCTTGTCAGCCCAG ATAATAGCACCGCCCTTGAAATGGTCCGTCGAGTGAACCTCAAACGGTCTGGTTCTGTTTCATCGGGTGATGATATTGCTGATATTTTTGGGCTGTGGGGAACTGTTCATAGAGTAAAAGCCAACCAGATCAACAATATTACCTGGGAAATACCAGTGGATGTGGGATTTAGATATTTGATTAGGCTTTATTTCTCAAATTTAGGGCTTAAGTTCGTGCAAGTTACAGGCTCTGAGAGTTTCCAAGTCCTGATTGATGAGGTGACTGCTTACAATAATATAGACTTGGCTAGTGAAAAAGATACCGATAATGCCATCGTGTGCAAAGACTACATAGTCATGTTGAAGGAGCGCAAACACaatattttagtttctttgCAGTCGTACGGTGAGTCCGTAGATGGATATGGTCCTTTCACTGGATTTGAAATGCTAAAGCTGAGCAACCATGACAATAGTCTTGCCAGTCCAAATCCGTCGCCTCTTGCATTGGATTCACCATCCAGCACTGTCCAAATTTTAAGCCGAGTTCTTGGTAAAAAATATGCCGTTGTCACTTTTTTAATGAGTATTATTGTTCTAGCAGACGTAATTGTTTACAAGCTTCGAGAAATTTGGGAAGACAGATGCACAGAGGAGGAAATCAAACCATCGGCCAGGGCTCAACGTTTCTGTCGTCGTTTTACACTATCTGAGATACAATTAGCCACCAAAAAATTTAGTCATAATCTTGTGGTGGGTAAAGGTGGTTTTGGTAATGTCTTTAAAGGCCTCATTGATAATGGGAAAGAGATTGTTGCAGTTAAGCGGCTAAAGTTTGATTCGAGGCAAGGGGCACACGAGTTTTTGGCCGAGATTGAAACACTTTCGGAGCTGCGACATAATAATATAGTCTCTTTGATTGGTTATTGCACCGAGCAAAGGGAAATGATTCTGGTTTATGAGTACTTGGCCCGTGGAACACTGGGGGATCACCTTTACAAACTTGTCAAAAAAGGTATTAGCTGTGGTTCTCTTACATGGAAGCAACGTCTTAACATCTGCATTGGGGCTGGTCGAGGACTCGACTATCTTCACACAGGGCACGGAATCATACATCGCGATTTCAAGGTTTCAAACATCATGCTGGATGAAAATTTTACGGCTAAGGTTTCAGATTTCGGCTTGGTAAAACATGAAAACTTAAGAAACTCACAAAGCCATGTAAGCACTAAAGTAAAGGGAACGTTTGGGTACCTCGATCCAAACTATACTAGCACGGGTAAACTAACTAGGAAAAGTGACACATACGCCTTTGGTGTGGTGTTGCTGGAAGTATTGTGTGGAAGACCAGTAATTGATCAACAGGTTCCTGAGGATGAGCAAATTCTGACCAACTGGGCTCGAGGCAAAATTAGAGAAGGAGAAGTTGAACTGATTGTGGATTCTAATCTGAGAAAAGAAATTTCACCAAATAGCCTGAAAGCGTTTGTAGAGATTGCTGAGAGATGCGTAGATGAAGAACCAAAGAAAAGGCCAACGATGACTCAAGTTGTGCTACAACTTGAGCATGCCCTTGAGCAGCAAGATATCCTAGAACCGCCCCTACTGAAGGATATAACGATTGATGCTCCGTGTTCGTGTTATGATGAAATTAACTTATCTGTTGGTGAGCAAGCAATATTGGCTCCCTCCATCTTGGAACCTTCTACATCTCCCCCAACAGAACAAACTTACAGGGGAAGTGATTATGAGATTCCTCCATGTTGGATAAAAGAAGGAAGGAAAGCCCCATCTAACAAGCTGTCAAGGATTCGGCCTTGGGATGGCTTATGGAAAACAAATTTGAGGAGAAATGAAGACAGAGTATTATCAG AAATTTATAGTTTAGGCATAAACTTGCCCGAATTTGACTGGGGAATGTTTACATTAGCAATCGATGTTTACTCATATTCACATAAGGTTGGACGAAGTGCAAAGCATACCGCTGTTTATAAG GCTGCGTTTACGAAACATACAGTGGCTGTTAGAAGAGTTTCTGATGCCAGGCTGTTCATTAATGAGATTTTTATGGATCATAGACTTCGGCACCACCGAAACATCATTAAACTTCTGGGGTACTGCATTGACGAAGAAAGTATGTTACTTGTACATGAATTCATGGAAAACAACAGTGTAGGTGGCATGATATTCG ATGGGAAATTTCACTGCGTTCAATGGCCACAACGTTTCAAAATTATAATGGGGATTGCCAGAGGAGTTGCTTATCTTCATCAAGATTCAGGAATGAGTATAATACACGGAGATCTGACAGGAACAAATATTTTACTGGACATCAATATGAATCCTAAAATATCAGGTTTTGGTTTTGCAAAAACTTTGGAAGAATATCGCAATGAGTCCAAAACCATAACTACAGTTGGGACAAG ATGTTATATCGCCCCGGAGTGCCATACACTCGGCAAGTTTTCGATGAAGACGGATGTGTATAGCTTCGGAGTTGTGGTTCTAGATATTGTGAGTGGCAAGAGATGCTTCGATTACGTCAAGCATATTGTTCCCATTGTATCTCAG ACTAGGATGCTCTGGAGAGAAGACAGAGCATTGGAAGTGGTGGATGACTCACTTGGAGGCCATGTGTTAAGTTCTATGGTAGAAGAAGAGGTTCTTAGATGCATCAAAGTTGGGTTGTTATGCACACTAAGGAAACCTGATGTCCGACCAACGATGCATCGTGCGATTAAGCTCTTGGAAGGAGAGGAATACTTGGACTGGCAAGAGGTGGATTCGCTTTTGCGACAAGAACGAGATGATCATGAGCCATAG